Genomic DNA from Henckelia pumila isolate YLH828 unplaced genomic scaffold, ASM3356847v2 CTG_674:::fragment_3, whole genome shotgun sequence:
GAGTTTAATGTGTTAAAAAatagcattttatttttattttctttataaTATAGTTTTCAGTGTTTGATTCAATTGATAGgattattgaattattattaaatgAATGATAAAAGACATGATAAATAAGAATTGGTAATTTGTGTCGAAAATAGTAttgtgtttggtttgatttttaggaataagattaaataatgatttaaattttttttaccaaaaatatcatttatattttattggatGAGTGATTTTTAAGTTGGAGGGAAAGggtaattatgaaatttatgtgtaaGATAAAAACAAGGATAAATAATACTAGGGTGGGAGGAGAGTTTAGTTAACCTACTATAACACAACTTTATTCTTTCTAAGTTAGATTAGCTTGttttaataaaaatcataccaaacaatgtattaaattaaaaatcacaCACAAACCTAACTAATCCCTTGTACCAAACACTAAATGTGAAACTTTTTCTTAGTGACATATATGGTGATGTTCTCTATTCATATACTATCTTAAATACAATTTTTTATAGAAGTGTAAATATTGTTAAAAAGTTTTAAATGATtggttatttttattgtgatggTTCGAAATGTGgttaataaattcaataatactAAAActatatcaaaataatttatttattgattgcACTAGTATTACAATAATGTATACGTTTACATTTATAAGTGCAATATGATAATTATAAAACTAAGAACTAGAAatgctttatatatatatatataaagcatTTCTAGTTCTTAGTTTTataattatcatatatatatatatatatatatatatagagttcttttatggtgcccaacactgtatgcccacttcatgtccaccatgtacaagtcaactcatctattgtaccgatcaactcatctattgtacatggtgggcatgaagtggttATATAGTGTTggacaccataaaagaactatatatatatatatatatatatatatatatatatatatttctcatGTTTTCTTTACAATGAATTTAGAAATAtaatgaaaatcaattaaaatgtgATACTCAATGAATAAAAAAATCCACCaattaaatgaataaataatacatTGATTTTCTACAAATTCAATATCCCAAATTCGACTCTAAAATTTACACTATTTTTCCACCCAATGGACATGCAATTAATACATATAATTCATAGGTTTTGGGCAATGTAACAAATACACAATACAAAAACTTTGCACATCATTCATACTAATTTATAGTAGAAAGGGATAATTTTGTCCTCCAAAATACCTATACGATTCGAAAGAAATTAATAGATTTTAAAATACAAAGAGATCTTGGGTGTGCACGCGATCGTGATCTCCTATGTTCCCCAAGCTCTCGAGTTGCTTCGCCTGTGGACAAACTACGAATAGATCGATGTTGATGCAGCTTACAATGAAAACACTAATTGCAATTGTCGGGGTAATCAGAAAAGAAATTACAAGTGCCAATCGTTAATAGTCTTTGGAAGACAGATTGAGAAATCCCCATCTATAGAAGAGGATTAGAGTCATGTTGTTTCCTCTATAGGATTAGAGTCATGTTGTTTCCCTTGCTACTACTGACTCCTCCTAGGAACACTTCTCGTAATCATGTACGACAATCCGTGGATATAGTTGCAATTGCCGCTTTTGCTAGTTCTTCCTCCCTCCTTTGTTTGGGAGCatgaaaattttcttttttagtTAATAAATTTTGTAATCAAGGATCTCTCTcacaaaaaaaaactctaattaaACTTGAGTCAAATCTAAGATATTAAGGTAGTATTTGGGACATCTTCTAGTAAGCACTTCTTAGCTTTtcttttacaaaattttgaaattttgtgaaatttttttaagaaatagCTGAGAAATGCTTCTTAGAAGCTCTTTCAAATACTACACAAATCTTACCATTCACACTAAGCCGCCTCTATAATTAAAAATAGTTTTCGATTGCGGGATAACTATCATCGGTACGTTGCAAGAGATTTTAGTGTGTTGGATGGTATGGCTTTCTAAAGCAAAAAAGATTCAATCAGAATATTATTTCATTGTAATTTGTAGGTAGTAGTGACTAGTGAGTTGGGTAATTCCAAGTTCCGAACCTTCCACTCGCTTTCTATGATTATATgttagtatataaatatatatgctaGTAATGGTAGGCTCAAAGAAGACCTTGAGTGCAATTCGAGTGTGCAACGCACAATTCTTGGCATCATTAGTGAACATCAACACAACTCTAAACTGGTTTGATTAAATGAACACGTGTTATAACATCCACTTGTACAAACTAATATAAAATTCGCAGTCAGTTTTCATAAAGCATTTCATAACTCGATGATAATGGTGGCGATCAAGAACACTcacttttttattaaaataggATCAGTTTAAAATACGAGTTTTAAATCCATGAATGCCAAATATATTTTGTTGTTTAGATAagtatttcatgtttatatagTATTTCATGTAAATTAGGATGCATTAAATTCGCCTAGTAAGATCAGTCTATTGCTTCATTgtttacaataaaataaaattcgaaatTCATGAATTTGAAATCTTTCTATGCCAACGTAATCTTTAATTATTGACTCCTTAGAATTCTTGAGTCTGTCCGACTGTCACCACTCTTATATAAggacttttttaaaaaattaataataaaaataaaaattttgcacCCGTATCTAtttctactataaaagtatgaattatGGGCACAgtttttcattgtgaatttataacATTGACCCCAAATTGTATAggaatcaaaaaatatttatgggcAATTATGGAAAAATGAGGTAAAAAACAAGGGCAAAAAGGGATTAAAAATTTAGTCAAACATTAAGAGGTGATTTATTGCATAGTAATGAATATGAATTTAACTTTTTCATTTATATCCAattattacctcaaaattaattattgataaactatgtatactatataatataaaatttcacacataatatttggctaatatttttataatgtaaaaattttacttttggaaggtgaaaaaaatcaaaatgtttatTGACTACTAAATTATACAAACTGGATTTCTAACTATTACacaccataaaaaaattgagcaGCAATAATGTTGaaatttaaacataaattatttttatttaaattaataatgagattaattaagagttttttaattaatttgttcattagcctattttattttaatttttttccacattttaaatttgtttattaGCCTATAACTTCCACTTTACTTCTTTTCGACTATTAATTGTGTCGAATTGTCACAAaatttgttatatataaatttcatatgttattatatgatttttttttcatttcattcatatatattttcaatatttcaatataaaattttgtaataatattcGATCAATGAATAAATTATTGTAACCGAAAAGTTATATTAAAATGtcttgcaaaataaataaatatttatggtaaaaattatatagcatattgacaaattctgataaaatattttaaataaatagaaaaaattcaaaaatccaattttgtttcaaatagtatattaataaaaagtcttgcaaaattaataaatgattttagtaaaaattatatagtattttcaaaaaatttattttactataaaaatatgaatgtaAGAGTAAAGTTTTTTcattgtctatatatatatttaccttTTTGTTCTATATAAATTAGATAATAATGAGTAAAGTGAAAGTTATAGGGTAatgaacaaatttaaaatatgaaaattttttaaaagaaaatagtctaatgaacaaattaattaaaaaaagcaCTTAATTAATCTTactattaatttaaataaaaataatttatatttaatttttaacagtATTgctgcaaaataaataaatgattatagtaaaaattatacagtattttcaaaaaatttattttactataaaagtatgagtGTAGgagtaaaatttttttattgtctaTTTACATGTTTACCCTTTTGTTCtatataaatttgataatattgatgGTTATATAAGTAAAATGACAGAAAAAGAGACAAAGatgaaaaaatacacaaaacaaATAGGTGTAATAATTTCTCACATATAACTTTCATTTAAATGGAgtctatttaattttataattttcactttactctctttctactattaattgtgtcaaattgTAACAAAAATTGTTATACATACATTTCATATGTTATTGTATGAAATTTGAGCAGCAATactgttaaaaattaaatataaattatttttatttaaattaataatgagattaattaagagtttttttaaattaatttgttcattagcctattttcttttaatttttttcacattttaaatttgttcattagcctataacttttactttactctctttctactattaattgtgtcaaattgtcacaaaatttgttatacataaatttcatatattattatatgatttttttatttcatccatgtattttcaatattctaatataaaatcaataatattcGATCAAAGAATAGATTATTGTAACCgacaaattatattaaaaagtgttgcaaaataaataaatatttatggtaaaaattatatttacaaattttgataaaatatttttaaataaatataaaaaattcaaaaataaaaatttgtttcaaatagtatattaataaaaaaaacttgcaaaataaataaatggttatagtaaaaattatatagtattttcaaaaaatttatttattttactataaaagtatgaatgtaaGAGTATAGTTTTTTCATTGTCTCTATACATGTTTACCCTTTTGTTCTATATAAATTAGATAAATCATGAGGGTTATATaagtaaaatgacaaaaaaGAAAGAGACAAAGATGGAAAAATACACAAAACAATTTGGTGTAATAATTTTCTCATATATAACCTCCATTTAAATAAGGTCTATTTAATTCTATAATTTTCACTTTactctctttctactattaattgtgtcaaattgtcacaaaaattgttaaaatatatttcatatgttattatatgttttttttttttttcatttcatccatgtattttcaatattccaatataaaattttgtaataatatttgatcaaagaATAGATTATTGTACCAAAAAATTATCTTCCGAAAAAAAGTATGAATGTAGGGGTAAAATTTTTCATTGTCTATATATTTATTTACCCTTTTGTTCTATACAAATGAGGGTTTAGTTCAACCTACCTTATGAGTATTGCCCTAAGCAACCCATGATTTGTCATGTCAAccctataatattaattatgcatATGTGTTGAAATGTGAACCCTTGAATAAATGATTCGGTTATTACACATATGGTAGGATCTCATTAACCATTAATGAGATAATAATTAGAGTTATATATATAagtaaaaattacaaaaaaaatagaaaaagatgGAAAAATACACAAAACAACTAGGTGTAATGATTTCTCACATAACTTTCATTTAAACTGAATCTATATATTTTATTCTATAACTCATACTTTACTCCCTTCCTACTATTGATTGTGTCAAATTGTCACAAAATTTgttatacataaatttcatatgttattatatgatttttttttaaatttcatctATGTATTTTCATtgtttcaacataaaattttgtaataatattcGATCAAGAAATAGATTATTATAATTGACAACTTATATTAAAAAGtcttacaaaataaataaatacttatggtaaaaattatatattgttttgaCAAATTATCATaaagatttaaaattaaatagaaaatgttaaaaaatccaatatttgtttcaaataatatattaataaaagtattgcaaaataaataaatgattataataaaaattatatagtattttcaaaaaaattcaaaatatttaaagtaaatagacagaaatttaaaaattcaagatTTATTTCAATAATTTACATATATCAAAGTATTATTTGGTAAATAAGCGAATTTTACTCAAATTTTTtactaaatattatttaattataattaatagttttattttCTAATTGAATTCTTTTACGCcgagtaaataaatattttttttatatttcctTATAATATATCCACATATACTATATGCAAGTAATATGAGAATCAGAAATTGATCGATATATTTGAATGTAATGACATAATAATTAATGTATTgtattgaaattaattattattaaaataaaaaatttgtagtGACGTAAATTAACATGCCATTAAGttccaaaaatattgaaaataaatggttatacaataaaaataaatgtagaaatttaaattaatcacCAATATAAATAGTTTGAAGATAATTATTAAAAAGTAAAGTTTAAAATGTAATCTACATTTATAGACAAAACTTAAGTTCCAAACATATAAGATATTTAGCTACTATTGAAAAAACAATACAtctcaaacaaataaaataaatagatgATTTGATTGTTACTTAGTTTATTTCATTTATAAATATGATTAAAtttaaacttattttaattttatattatatctaaTATAAACTATCTCACGAGTTAGTTTGATGAGACTGATGTTTTGTTCGATCTAACTCATAACAAATATGACTTTTTATgccaaaattaaatttttttttcaatctacATAAGGATTAGATCGACTCATCTTACGAATAAATTTAATAGGAAACCTATTTAAAGAATCGAAATAAAAGACTAAAGtaataaataatgataataaaacTTAGtagatttaatatatttttttattaatttattaccTTATCATGAAaaatcttttcttttatttgttttacatacaagaacaacaacaacaattataataatagtttttttagtgatatttgatattatgtcattactttttttttatcaaaagttCTTGTACAAGAACATTGTTTGTTATCATATATTGAGTCAATGTTTTAAAGTATCTTTTTTCACCTTTTTATACTTCCATCTATATATCATTTTGTACACAAGGAAGGTGTTAAATATTTTTCTAAAGTATCTGATTTTTTGGCTTATGATATATTCATGTTCCTAAATTAATATAGACTAGAgtcaatagttttttttttattattaaacagTGAAGTAGATGAATATTGAAAATATGCAACATgctttacaatatatatatataatacatgtccctatatattttaatattaatatcaaATTTAACTCAATCATATAATTAACTGGTTATAAAATATGTGATCTTACGTGCAGAGCACGTGCTTTTTAATAGTTTATATAAATGGAATGAAGTAATTTGGATTATTATCTTGTGATTTTGAACTACCAATCTCTTCTTGTGCTGATTTCTTCCATATGACTTGAATTCTTTCTTACTTCGGTATATTTAAGTGGCTTAAATTATATTTCCACTAAATTTCTATGATCAGTATAAAATTTATATAGCATCACATGTTGTGCTTACCCCATAACAGAGGATCCACGTCGgttcttttgtttgtttgtttgttcaTAGTCAAAACTCAAAAAAAATGTTGTCATTTATTGAAGTTCAAGTTAAAAATCAACAGAATACAACACAAGATTTTGATCCTACAACTGCAGAAAATGTTTACAAAAGAAAGAATAGCTTAATCTGCTCAAGCTTCTTCAACTATTAGGCTTGAGGGACTGCATAGATACTGCTTCAAACGGCTCATTTCATGAGCTACATCTAGCATTGTTGGCCTGGTGCCAGGATTGTTCTGTGTACAGATAAGTCCAAGTTCTATCAATTCCAATATGACATCCCACCATATCCTTTGGTCGACGAACGGGCACGTTTCCGGTTGTGTAGACCTCAGCTTTATAGCCTCCTGAATGATCGGCTCGAGCTTATGGGGGTAACAACTCTTGATCCATTCCGGCAGGCTGGAACCTTGCTGGAAAAGCACGTCCGTGGGACGTTTCCCCGCGATGATCTCTAATAAAAGGACGCCGAAGCTATATACATCTCCTTGTGGAGAAGCCCTCTTTCCCATCCCATATTCTGTCATTTACATTACAAAAGAAGTGCAAACTTTACATTTCTGTGCTTAAGATCCAAAATAAAACTGTGACTAAGTTATATTAAAACTTccaaggatttttttttttgtacttaCCTGGTGCAATGTAGCCGACTGATCCACATAGCAGGCCTTCTGTGGAGTCACAGGACGCTGAATCGTAGGCCGATGAGCTATCATCGCCGCCTTTTACTAGTCTTGCAATGCCGAAATCAGTGACCAAAGCTCTCATATCGTCGTCCAGAAGAATATTGCTCGGTTTAAGATCACAATGCACCACTTTCACTGGAGAATAGTGATGCAGATAGGACATCCCTTCTGCTACATCACTGCAAATGCTCACCAATTGAACAAGATTCAGCCCGTTTTTCGATCCATGGCTTGGATACAGATGATTTTCAAGACTTCCATTTCCCATCAGAGGAAGAACAAGGGCCTTAAAATCTGGCCTGCTGCATGTTGTTATGATCCGGATCAGATTTCTGTGCCGAGTAGTTTTCAGAACTTGGCACTCCCTCTTAAAGCTACCAGTAATAATCTCTCCAGCTACTTTCGAATGGAGTACCTTAACCGCGATGCTCGTGTTATCCTGAAGAATTCCTTTGTAGACATGCCCGAAGTTACCTGATCCAATAAGGCTTGAACTGCTGAATCCTCCGGTAGCTTCAATAAGCTGTCTACGAGATATTCGCGGGTATTTCACCTCGTCCCTTGATTCTTCGTCGTCTGGAATGTCCTTGCCTTCTAaaatgggcagtttctgcctcCGTTTCGCTCTCTGTACAAGAGGATATCCAACTAAACAGAAAATGGGAGCGATAACTGATGAAAGGAGGAATGCTATCAAGAAACTGCGAACGCGTTTTCTGCGACACTTTCGCAAGCCTTTTATTGAACCGCAAAGCCTTTCATTACCCAAGAAAGAATCGGCTGTTAGTGAGGAAAACGAACCATTTTTAGTTATTACTCCATAGAAGTTGTTGTTAGAAAAGTTCAGTGTCTTCAGAGTGGATGATTGCTGGAAGGATTGAGGTATTTCTCCGTCAAACCGATTGCCGGAAACATCAAGTTCTTGAAGATAAGGCAAGTTCCCTATAGATTCTGGGATTTGATCTTCCAGAAAATTATGCGACAAGTTGAGATACTCAAGAGCAATGCAGCTACCAAGTTGCGAAGGCAACGAACCCGACAATTTGTTTAGCGACAGATCAATGGCCAACACCATATCCATTTTACTGAGCTCTAGAGGAATCTGGCCACTCAAGAAATTGCTAGACAAGTTCAAATACAACTTCAAACTACGCAATCCAGCAACTTCACTTGGAATTGCCCCTGACACTCTGTTATGAGAAAGGTCAAGAATCTCCAAGTTTATGCATTTTCCGAGGCTCGGCGGAATGGTCCCTGAGAGCTGGTTGTCATACAGCAACAGCCTTCGTAGCTGCACAAGATTCGCAAAACTATCCGGGATTATACCAGAGAGCTTGTTTTTTGACAGATCAAGAAGGCCTAAATGCGGCATATTGCCGAAGGCGGATGGAATGTTACCGGATAGGGAGTTATTTGATAAGTATAGCCTCTCTAATTTCCCAATTTGGCACAGCTCAGAAGGGATTGAGCCATTCAACAG
This window encodes:
- the LOC140873587 gene encoding putative leucine-rich repeat receptor-like serine/threonine-protein kinase At2g24130, translating into MGYCCRFFVFDYVWLMVVLHVVCSENDQAGGILSDRAALVSFAAGVTDDPGHVLEGWNDDSGVHVCKWSGVGCDLRGNRVIELNLSQKSLRGMISPALFNLTHLGILDLSWNLFEGRLPSEVGSLVSLKEMSLSSNMLEGNIPMEVGLLKELVYLDLGSNKFVGDIPASLFCNGSSSLQYLDLSNNSLSGEIPFHSQCELRELRYLLWSNHFVGEVPLALSNSSNLEWLDLEYNSLSGELPSKILSKMLHLKFLYLSYNHFSSHGGNADLVPFFESLVNASYLQELDLAGNHLGGELPSVISALSTNLVQINLDDNRISGFIPPQISNLENLTLLNLSSNLLNGSIPSELCQIGKLERLYLSNNSLSGNIPSAFGNMPHLGLLDLSKNKLSGIIPDSFANLVQLRRLLLYDNQLSGTIPPSLGKCINLEILDLSHNRVSGAIPSEVAGLRSLKLYLNLSSNFLSGQIPLELSKMDMVLAIDLSLNKLSGSLPSQLGSCIALEYLNLSHNFLEDQIPESIGNLPYLQELDVSGNRFDGEIPQSFQQSSTLKTLNFSNNNFYGVITKNGSFSSLTADSFLGNERLCGSIKGLRKCRRKRVRSFLIAFLLSSVIAPIFCLVGYPLVQRAKRRQKLPILEGKDIPDDEESRDEVKYPRISRRQLIEATGGFSSSSLIGSGNFGHVYKGILQDNTSIAVKVLHSKVAGEIITGSFKRECQVLKTTRHRNLIRIITTCSRPDFKALVLPLMGNGSLENHLYPSHGSKNGLNLVQLVSICSDVAEGMSYLHHYSPVKVVHCDLKPSNILLDDDMRALVTDFGIARLVKGGDDSSSAYDSASCDSTEGLLCGSVGYIAPEYGMGKRASPQGDVYSFGVLLLEIIAGKRPTDVLFQQGSSLPEWIKSCYPHKLEPIIQEAIKLRSTQPETCPFVDQRIWWDVILELIELGLICTQNNPGTRPTMLDVAHEMSRLKQYLCSPSSLIVEEA